From the genome of Plasmodium malariae genome assembly, chromosome: 9, one region includes:
- the PmUG01_09044700 gene encoding conserved Plasmodium protein, unknown function, whose protein sequence is MKAVRILTAIVSILLGGKIISGSLKVNMDNKTYTLLYNNKRVNFNEIDPLRIMFHSNQVKHCGNSIIDFLNIISSYDLSKMSFVVKHIDITYDKPLVYDQMYKIIGAVTYYGNTSLKISLIGTSIENKKNSTGIFGIKNLLGVTGSDIEELKKNENKLEEIFKKYKESNKGIIDINDKELHDMEKQKQCKNYFLAHYTIVHIDKYGFKKTIKDEYKKDYPVMALEKLKELATTFC, encoded by the coding sequence atgaaggCAGTGCGTATACTAACGGCAATAGTGTCAATTCTACTTGGAGGGAAAATAATATCAGGAAgtttaaaagtaaatatggataataaaacatatactcttttatataataataaaagagtaAACTTTAATGAAATTGATCCCCTGCGAATTATGTTTCATTCGAATCAAGTAAAGCATTGTGGAAATTCCATTATTGatttcttaaatattatttcatcatATGACTTATCCAAGATGAGTTTTGTTGTTAAACATATAGATATTACTTATGATAAACCTTTGGTATATGATCagatgtataaaataatcgGGGCTGTTACGTATTATGGAAATacatctttaaaaataagctTAATTGGGACAagtatagaaaataaaaaaaatagtactGGTATTTTtggtataaaaaatttattaggTGTTACTGGCTCTGATATAGAagaacttaaaaaaaatgaaaataaattggaagaaatttttaaaaaatataaggaaagtaataaaggaattattgatataaatgataaagaaCTACATGAtatggaaaaacaaaaacaatgcaaaaattatttcctAGCCCATTATACGATAGTTCATATAGATAAATATGGATtcaaaaaaacaattaaagATGAATACAAAAAGGATTATCCTGTAATGGCACTTGAGAAGCTCAAAGAATTAGCGACAACTTTCTGCTAA